Proteins encoded in a region of the Brevundimonas vesicularis genome:
- the phbB gene encoding acetoacetyl-CoA reductase, producing the protein MARVAFVTGGTRGIGKAIVQRLHEDGFKVAAGYSGNDEAARAIADALDVMVVKGNVGSFDDCARAVKEVEDQLGPIDILVNNAGITRDGFFHKMSHDQWSDVIRVNMDSVFNMTRQVINGMRDRGHGRIVNISSINGQKGQIGQTNYSAAKAGMIGFTKALALENARKGVTVNCIAPGYIDTEMVGAMDPKVLEGIISHIPVGRLGKGEEIADMVSWLVGERAGYVTGCTLSLNGGQYLVG; encoded by the coding sequence ATGGCGCGCGTAGCTTTCGTGACGGGCGGGACCCGGGGCATCGGCAAGGCGATCGTTCAGCGCCTTCACGAGGACGGCTTCAAGGTCGCCGCCGGCTATTCCGGCAACGACGAGGCGGCCAGGGCCATCGCCGACGCGCTGGACGTCATGGTGGTCAAAGGCAACGTCGGCAGCTTCGACGACTGCGCCCGCGCGGTGAAGGAGGTCGAGGATCAGCTCGGTCCCATCGACATCCTGGTCAACAACGCCGGCATCACCCGCGACGGCTTCTTCCACAAGATGAGTCACGACCAGTGGTCCGACGTGATCCGCGTCAACATGGACAGCGTCTTCAACATGACGCGCCAGGTCATCAACGGCATGCGCGACCGGGGCCACGGGCGCATCGTCAACATTTCCTCGATCAACGGTCAGAAGGGTCAGATCGGCCAGACCAACTATTCCGCCGCCAAGGCCGGGATGATCGGCTTCACCAAGGCGCTGGCTCTGGAGAATGCGCGCAAGGGCGTGACGGTGAACTGCATCGCGCCCGGCTATATCGACACCGAAATGGTTGGCGCCATGGACCCCAAGGTGCTGGAGGGCATCATCAGCCACATCCCCGTCGGCCGCCTGGGCAAGGGCGAAGAGATCGCCGACATGGTGTCCTGGCTGGTGGGCGAGCGTGCCGGATATGTCACAGGCTGCACACTGTCGCTGAACGGCGGTCAGTACCTGGTGGGTTGA
- a CDS encoding DUF4908 domain-containing protein — protein MAVAVIAVIGVGVVAPVVFPSESHAQSRRTVPPTARYVSSSGQGFILDTSGSRPLMRLERSTEVWVLRPTPAPRGDIIYRNDNGDQVLRVTPDGAVTLYTTATPQGSPASRVGEAQGLASAAMTGAQLVEYFMRQSYRASTAMGRLIVIDVDIQPGSEQVAADTVSAASDAIVRMARSSNLRAQVERVRRVVVSDQGRPGVSLIQGTLRIVIDADAGIAGRPSSARIVRVVGGDALNR, from the coding sequence ATGGCGGTCGCCGTCATCGCGGTCATCGGCGTGGGCGTCGTCGCGCCCGTGGTCTTCCCGTCCGAAAGCCACGCCCAGTCCCGCCGGACCGTGCCGCCGACCGCCCGCTACGTCAGCAGCAGCGGCCAGGGTTTCATTCTGGACACGTCCGGCTCGCGCCCCTTGATGCGCTTGGAACGCTCGACCGAGGTCTGGGTCTTGCGGCCCACGCCCGCCCCGCGTGGCGACATCATCTATCGCAACGACAACGGCGATCAGGTGCTGCGCGTCACGCCCGACGGCGCCGTCACCTTGTATACGACCGCGACGCCCCAAGGCTCGCCCGCCTCGCGCGTCGGCGAAGCGCAGGGCCTGGCCAGCGCGGCCATGACGGGCGCTCAGCTTGTCGAATATTTCATGCGCCAGAGCTACCGCGCCAGCACGGCGATGGGCCGGCTGATCGTCATCGACGTGGATATCCAGCCCGGCTCGGAACAGGTCGCCGCGGACACCGTCTCGGCCGCCAGCGACGCCATCGTGCGCATGGCGCGGTCCTCCAACCTGCGCGCTCAGGTCGAGCGGGTGCGCCGCGTCGTGGTGTCCGATCAGGGGCGTCCCGGCGTCAGCCTGATCCAGGGCACGCTGCGGATCGTCATCGACGCCGACGCCGGCATCGCCGGCCGCCCGTCTTCGGCCCGCATCGTGCGGGTCGTGGGCGGGGACGCCCTGAACCGCTAG
- the gloB gene encoding hydroxyacylglutathione hydrolase: protein MTLDVHLFPCRSDNYGFLIRDAATGVVAAVDTPDAARILEELEGLGWGRLDLILNTHWHPDHTEGNARLKADWACDIIGPEEVRKVAPLDRVIADGDVVMVGETRFEVTETPGHTLGHVVFHAPADGLAFTGDTLFALGCGRLFEGTPEQMFESLQRLKAWPDQTVIWCAHEYTASNARFTLSLDDRPEVAAHAEAIFAARARGEPTVPTMLGVEKRFNPFLTATDADQFAARRAAKDSFQG, encoded by the coding sequence ATGACCCTGGATGTGCATCTGTTTCCCTGCCGCAGCGACAACTACGGCTTTCTGATCCGCGACGCCGCGACCGGCGTGGTCGCGGCGGTCGATACGCCGGACGCGGCGCGCATTCTGGAGGAGCTGGAAGGCCTGGGCTGGGGGCGTCTGGACCTGATCCTGAACACCCACTGGCACCCCGATCACACCGAGGGCAACGCGCGGCTGAAGGCCGACTGGGCTTGCGATATCATCGGGCCGGAAGAGGTGCGAAAGGTCGCGCCGCTGGACCGGGTGATCGCTGACGGCGATGTGGTGATGGTGGGCGAGACGCGGTTCGAGGTCACCGAAACGCCCGGCCACACCCTCGGCCATGTGGTGTTTCATGCGCCGGCGGACGGCTTGGCCTTTACCGGCGACACCCTGTTCGCCCTGGGCTGCGGCCGGTTGTTCGAGGGCACGCCCGAGCAGATGTTCGAGAGCCTGCAGCGGCTGAAGGCCTGGCCCGACCAGACCGTGATCTGGTGCGCGCACGAATATACGGCGTCAAACGCGCGCTTCACCCTGAGCCTGGATGACCGGCCAGAAGTCGCCGCCCATGCCGAGGCGATCTTCGCGGCGCGCGCGCGCGGCGAGCCGACCGTGCCGACGATGCTGGGGGTGGAGAAGCGGTTCAATCCGTTCCTGACCGCCACGGATGCGGATCAGTTCGCCGCGCGCCGGGCGGCCAAGGACAGCTTCCAGGGCTAG
- a CDS encoding class I SAM-dependent methyltransferase, which yields MRRSIDELRTFYGEPTGALARRLVARRLDDAWGEAADCDVLGVGYATPWLDAFVGARRVVAAMPGGQGVEHWPTVGRNRTLLVDDRRLPFPAGAFDRILLVHALEEADDPAALLMEAVRALSPTGRIILAAAARGGLWARADNTPFGHGRPFTRRQLERLVRDVGLEPMAWSQTLYVPPWGPMLPLADGFEQVGRRVFPGTAGLILLEASRHSYARIRPSGHAQRVAAPVLAPQPAASVSSRGEHRD from the coding sequence ATGCGGCGCAGCATCGACGAGCTTCGAACCTTCTACGGCGAGCCGACCGGCGCGTTGGCGCGACGGCTGGTGGCGCGACGGTTGGACGACGCCTGGGGCGAGGCGGCCGATTGCGACGTGCTGGGCGTCGGTTACGCCACCCCTTGGCTGGACGCCTTCGTCGGCGCGCGGCGCGTCGTCGCGGCCATGCCGGGCGGGCAAGGCGTCGAGCATTGGCCGACGGTCGGTCGCAACCGCACCCTGCTGGTGGATGATCGCCGCCTGCCCTTCCCCGCCGGAGCGTTCGACCGCATCCTGCTGGTTCACGCCCTGGAAGAGGCCGACGATCCCGCCGCCTTGCTGATGGAAGCGGTGCGCGCGCTTTCGCCGACCGGGCGCATCATCCTGGCGGCGGCGGCGCGCGGCGGCCTGTGGGCGCGAGCGGACAACACCCCCTTTGGTCACGGCCGCCCCTTCACCCGGCGCCAGTTGGAACGGCTGGTGCGCGATGTCGGGCTGGAACCGATGGCCTGGTCCCAGACGCTTTATGTCCCGCCTTGGGGGCCGATGCTGCCTCTGGCTGACGGTTTCGAACAAGTCGGTCGCCGGGTGTTTCCCGGAACCGCCGGGCTGATCCTGCTGGAGGCCTCGCGCCACAGCTACGCCCGCATCCGCCCCAGCGGCCATGCCCAGCGCGTCGCCGCCCCCGTCCTGGCGCCCCAACCCGCCGCCTCCGTCTCTTCGCGAGGCGAACATCGCGACTGA
- a CDS encoding SixA phosphatase family protein — translation MHRLILMRHAQAEASAPSGGDEARPLSAGGRAEALLMGRALAERGLKPDLALVSTAVRTRQTWEQMHDAFGDVEVRDEDALYNAPSDVIRRFVEASEDEAGCLLILAHNPGIHVLAAEYLIESAASPAVVDTLSAGFPTGAAALFSVDVAGRCTYEGFLTPRSLGAPSA, via the coding sequence ATGCACCGACTGATCCTGATGCGGCACGCCCAGGCCGAAGCCTCCGCGCCCTCCGGCGGCGACGAAGCCCGCCCCCTGTCCGCCGGCGGCCGCGCCGAGGCTCTGCTGATGGGGCGCGCCCTGGCCGAGCGGGGCCTTAAGCCGGACCTTGCCCTGGTGTCCACCGCCGTGCGCACCCGCCAGACCTGGGAGCAGATGCACGACGCCTTCGGCGATGTGGAAGTCCGCGACGAGGACGCCCTCTACAACGCTCCCTCCGACGTGATCCGCCGCTTCGTCGAGGCCAGCGAGGACGAGGCGGGCTGCCTGCTGATCCTGGCCCACAATCCGGGCATCCACGTCCTGGCGGCCGAATATCTGATCGAAAGCGCCGCCTCGCCGGCCGTGGTGGACACGCTGTCGGCCGGCTTCCCGACCGGCGCCGCCGCCCTGTTCAGCGTCGATGTCGCGGGGCGCTGCACCTACGAAGGCTTCCTGACGCCGCGCTCGCTGGGCGCGCCATCCGCATGA
- a CDS encoding DUF952 domain-containing protein, with protein MTDIAYKIVDAAEWRAAVAEGRYDGAPVDLADGYIHMSTEAQLAETARRHFAGRGDLLLLTVDLSGFGDDLIWEPSRGGDLFPHLYAPLPVGAVTASRAFSVTAEGEMAFEDDR; from the coding sequence ATGACCGACATCGCCTACAAGATCGTCGACGCCGCCGAATGGCGCGCCGCCGTCGCCGAGGGCCGATACGACGGCGCACCCGTCGATCTGGCCGACGGCTACATCCATATGTCGACCGAGGCGCAGTTGGCCGAGACTGCGCGACGGCATTTCGCCGGGCGCGGCGACCTGCTGCTGCTGACCGTCGATCTCAGCGGGTTCGGCGACGACCTGATCTGGGAACCGTCGCGCGGCGGCGATCTGTTCCCGCATCTCTACGCCCCCCTGCCCGTCGGCGCCGTCACGGCCTCGCGCGCCTTCTCGGTCACGGCCGAGGGCGAGATGGCGTTCGAGGACGACCGATGA
- a CDS encoding quinone-dependent dihydroorotate dehydrogenase, with protein sequence MSLADVGAALLRRLDPEQAHQLAIKGLALAPLPTPPADDPILRTQLAGLDLPNPVGLAAGLDKNGEALRGLSRLGFGFVECGSVTPRPQPGNPKPRLFRLSEDRAIINRMGFNNAGLDAFAERLDQRPTGVVVGANLGANKDTEDKATDYVAGLQRLAGRAAYFTVNISSPNTPGLRALQGREQLDDLLGRINAARPAAAPDRVPVFLKIAPDLIADEIGMIVEASLAHRIDGLIVSNTTLERPETLRSPDAHETGGLSGAPIRPFAEKALRAAAEAAAGRLPLIAVGGIDSGAEAYARIRLGASAVQIYSALIYEGPGLVARIKRDLAARLRADGFSSVADAVGAPR encoded by the coding sequence ATGAGTCTGGCTGATGTGGGCGCCGCCCTGCTGCGTCGGCTCGATCCGGAGCAGGCGCATCAGTTGGCGATCAAGGGGCTGGCGCTGGCTCCATTGCCGACGCCGCCTGCGGACGATCCGATCCTGAGAACACAGCTGGCGGGGCTGGACCTGCCCAATCCGGTCGGTCTGGCGGCGGGTCTGGACAAGAACGGCGAGGCCCTGCGCGGCCTGTCGCGCCTCGGCTTCGGCTTCGTCGAATGCGGCTCGGTCACGCCCCGACCCCAGCCCGGCAATCCCAAGCCGCGCCTGTTCCGCCTCAGCGAGGACCGGGCGATCATCAACCGGATGGGGTTCAACAACGCCGGGCTAGACGCCTTCGCCGAGCGGCTGGACCAGCGCCCGACGGGCGTCGTGGTCGGCGCCAATCTGGGGGCCAACAAGGACACCGAGGACAAGGCGACTGACTATGTCGCCGGTCTGCAACGCCTCGCCGGCCGCGCCGCCTACTTCACCGTCAACATCTCCTCGCCCAATACGCCGGGCCTGCGCGCGCTACAGGGCCGCGAGCAGTTGGACGACCTTCTGGGTCGCATCAACGCCGCCCGGCCGGCTGCCGCACCTGACCGCGTGCCCGTCTTTCTGAAGATCGCGCCCGATCTGATCGCCGACGAGATCGGCATGATCGTCGAGGCCTCGCTGGCCCATCGGATCGACGGTCTGATCGTGTCCAACACTACGCTGGAGCGCCCCGAGACCCTGCGCTCGCCGGACGCCCACGAGACCGGCGGCCTGTCCGGCGCGCCCATTCGTCCCTTCGCGGAAAAGGCCCTGCGCGCGGCGGCCGAGGCCGCAGCCGGCCGTCTGCCGCTGATCGCCGTCGGCGGCATCGACAGCGGGGCCGAGGCCTATGCCCGCATTCGCCTGGGGGCATCGGCGGTCCAGATCTATTCCGCCCTGATCTACGAGGGGCCGGGCCTGGTCGCCCGTATCAAGCGTGACCTGGCCGCTCGCCTTCGCGCCGACGGTTTTTCCTCAGTAGCAGACGCGGTCGGCGCGCCCCGTTGA
- a CDS encoding ATP-binding protein — protein sequence MKSTAVDIAESSWTAAVRQRSAAAVQRLVAAAAVALVVTPMVGVRFTFGWVVLYMAVQAMEVVVYRPILKSPDELSTGRKLAILAVVFANSTVFSSLSLVLWWIGGAIGGVCAVLMLTAVMLTAIVNATRCQAVMIAGLAPQVGFLLATPFFVYALHAPGPLVMSAAAAVVLFTFYVAITGQRMVEASVTVVRAHALAEDSRLRAERSLADHTTFLAAIGHDLRTPIGAILAGAAEFRAPDAQSRNSANLITDAGLMMKALLDDLLDHTRIGAGRMTVEAKDFDLRQMLAQTLMLWRGVADAKGLKLRIEGASAMPRHVKGDVMRIRQVLNNLMSNAMKFTEQGQITLRVQAWPEEPSGYALLFEIVDTGPGMTSDQLARLFTPFDQTADGVSARYGGSGLGLAISRNLIDLMGGRLTVRSAPGQGSRFTVSLILPRGDEAAQIVEVVDESRLDIARSLTPSVAPTPQPAAVAPSPAPEPEPVAAPPAAADEAEDQPLRLLVVDDHDINRRAVQLILQPLGCEITTAADGLIALERCQEAVFDVIFMDVRMPELDGRETTRRLRAGGGPNAATPVVAVTADTAPEDVAACQAAGMAYFVSKPLTPPALIGALQHVLNDTAAQAATEAA from the coding sequence ATGAAATCGACCGCCGTCGATATCGCTGAAAGCAGCTGGACCGCCGCCGTTCGCCAACGCTCGGCCGCTGCGGTGCAACGGCTCGTGGCGGCGGCGGCTGTCGCCCTGGTGGTGACGCCGATGGTCGGGGTGCGGTTCACCTTCGGCTGGGTCGTGCTGTATATGGCGGTCCAGGCCATGGAAGTGGTCGTCTATCGACCGATCCTGAAATCGCCCGACGAGCTGTCCACGGGACGCAAGCTGGCGATCCTAGCCGTCGTCTTCGCCAATTCGACGGTCTTCTCCTCGCTTTCCCTAGTCCTCTGGTGGATCGGCGGTGCGATTGGCGGCGTCTGCGCCGTCCTGATGCTGACTGCGGTCATGCTGACGGCGATCGTGAACGCCACCCGATGCCAGGCCGTGATGATCGCCGGCCTCGCGCCGCAGGTCGGCTTCCTGCTGGCGACACCCTTCTTCGTCTATGCGCTGCACGCGCCCGGCCCGCTGGTCATGTCGGCCGCAGCGGCCGTGGTGCTGTTCACCTTCTATGTCGCCATCACCGGTCAGCGCATGGTCGAGGCCAGCGTCACCGTCGTCCGCGCCCACGCTTTGGCCGAGGATTCCCGTCTCAGGGCCGAGCGCAGCCTGGCCGACCACACCACCTTCCTGGCCGCCATCGGCCATGACCTGCGCACCCCGATCGGCGCGATCCTGGCCGGCGCCGCCGAGTTTCGCGCGCCCGACGCCCAGTCGCGCAACAGCGCCAATCTGATCACCGACGCCGGCCTGATGATGAAGGCCCTGCTGGACGACCTGCTGGACCACACCCGGATCGGCGCCGGGCGAATGACGGTTGAGGCCAAGGACTTCGACCTGCGGCAAATGCTGGCCCAGACCCTGATGCTGTGGCGCGGCGTCGCCGACGCCAAGGGGCTGAAGCTGCGCATCGAGGGCGCCTCGGCCATGCCGCGCCACGTCAAGGGCGACGTCATGCGCATCCGTCAGGTGCTGAACAACCTGATGTCCAACGCTATGAAGTTCACCGAGCAGGGCCAGATCACCCTGCGGGTCCAGGCCTGGCCCGAGGAGCCGTCGGGATACGCCCTGCTGTTCGAAATCGTGGACACGGGACCGGGCATGACGAGCGACCAATTGGCCCGCCTGTTCACCCCGTTCGACCAGACCGCCGACGGCGTCTCCGCCCGCTACGGCGGCTCGGGCCTGGGTCTGGCGATCAGCCGCAACTTGATCGACCTGATGGGCGGCCGACTGACCGTGCGCAGCGCGCCGGGTCAGGGTTCGCGCTTCACCGTCTCCCTGATCCTGCCGCGCGGCGACGAGGCGGCGCAGATCGTCGAGGTCGTCGATGAAAGCCGCCTGGATATCGCCCGCTCGCTGACGCCCTCGGTCGCGCCCACGCCCCAGCCCGCGGCCGTCGCCCCTTCGCCCGCGCCTGAGCCCGAGCCGGTGGCTGCGCCCCCTGCGGCCGCCGACGAGGCCGAAGACCAGCCGCTGCGCCTGCTGGTCGTGGACGATCACGACATCAACCGCCGCGCGGTGCAGCTGATCCTTCAGCCGCTGGGCTGCGAGATCACGACCGCCGCCGACGGCTTGATCGCGCTGGAACGCTGTCAGGAGGCGGTCTTCGACGTCATCTTCATGGATGTCCGGATGCCCGAGCTGGACGGGAGAGAGACGACGCGTCGCCTGCGCGCCGGCGGCGGACCCAACGCCGCCACCCCGGTCGTCGCCGTCACCGCCGACACCGCGCCCGAGGACGTCGCGGCCTGTCAGGCGGCCGGCATGGCCTATTTCGTCTCCAAGCCCCTGACGCCGCCCGCCCTGATCGGCGCCTTGCAGCACGTCCTGAACGACACCGCCGCTCAGGCCGCGACCGAGGCCGCCTAA
- a CDS encoding very short patch repair endonuclease — MNTDVFSPEKRSAVMRRVKGRDTSPELAVRRILRAAGIGYRLGGMGLPGRPDVVMKGRKVALFVHGCFWHGHDCARGSRQPKTNADYWIAKISRNRARDAAAVQALEASGWRVVIVWECEMKQPDFAARLITAVRG, encoded by the coding sequence GTGAACACGGATGTGTTCAGCCCCGAGAAGCGCAGCGCCGTGATGCGTCGCGTGAAGGGGCGGGATACGTCGCCGGAACTGGCCGTGCGCAGAATCCTGCGTGCGGCCGGGATCGGCTATCGGCTGGGCGGCATGGGTCTGCCGGGCCGTCCGGATGTGGTGATGAAGGGCCGCAAGGTCGCCCTGTTCGTCCACGGCTGCTTCTGGCACGGCCATGATTGCGCCCGTGGATCACGCCAGCCCAAGACCAACGCCGATTACTGGATCGCCAAGATCAGCCGAAACCGCGCGCGCGACGCTGCCGCTGTTCAGGCGCTGGAGGCGTCAGGCTGGCGCGTGGTAATCGTCTGGGAATGCGAGATGAAACAGCCTGATTTCGCCGCGCGCCTTATCACGGCCGTCCGGGGTTAG
- a CDS encoding peroxiredoxin, which produces MTIQIGDRIPNATLAQATAEGPKPVSTDDIFAGKTVALFAVPGAFTPTCSARHLPGFKDHLADIQAKGVDTVACISVNDAFVMKAWGESQGITDDSIVMLADGNGELTRALGLVLDGTGFGLGERSQRYSMLVKDGVVEQLNIEQGGEFKVSSAEHLLAQL; this is translated from the coding sequence ATGACCATTCAGATCGGCGATCGCATCCCCAACGCGACCCTCGCCCAAGCGACCGCCGAGGGCCCCAAGCCCGTCAGCACCGACGACATCTTCGCCGGCAAGACCGTGGCCCTGTTCGCCGTGCCTGGCGCCTTCACCCCCACCTGCTCGGCGCGTCACCTGCCGGGCTTCAAGGATCATCTGGCCGACATCCAGGCCAAGGGCGTCGATACGGTCGCCTGCATCTCGGTCAACGACGCCTTCGTCATGAAGGCCTGGGGCGAGAGCCAGGGCATCACCGACGACAGCATCGTCATGCTGGCCGACGGCAACGGCGAACTGACCCGCGCCCTGGGTCTGGTGCTGGACGGTACGGGCTTCGGCCTTGGCGAGCGCTCGCAGCGCTATTCCATGCTGGTTAAGGACGGCGTGGTCGAGCAGCTGAACATCGAGCAGGGCGGCGAGTTCAAGGTGTCCTCGGCCGAGCATCTGCTGGCGCAGCTTTAA
- a CDS encoding YqgE/AlgH family protein, whose product MSEASTLTGRLLVAMPGIDDARFEHAVILICAHGPDHAMGLRLDRPAPGVDLKTVLDKLDAPAPDQSIGRAVLMGGPVERERGFVLHTDDWTVGDDTLAFGDGLAMTGTREALAAMTDEIAGPRRSALLLGYAGWGEGQLEEELADNVWLTADADLDLIFDGEHTSKWTRALAQLGVDAAMLSSQGGRA is encoded by the coding sequence ATGAGCGAAGCCTCCACCCTGACCGGCCGACTGCTGGTCGCCATGCCCGGGATCGACGACGCCCGGTTCGAACACGCTGTCATCCTGATCTGCGCCCACGGGCCGGATCACGCCATGGGCCTGCGGCTGGATCGTCCGGCGCCGGGCGTCGATCTGAAGACGGTTCTGGACAAGCTGGACGCGCCGGCGCCCGATCAATCCATCGGTCGCGCGGTCCTGATGGGCGGACCGGTCGAGCGCGAGCGCGGCTTCGTGCTGCATACCGACGACTGGACGGTCGGCGACGACACCCTGGCCTTTGGCGACGGTCTGGCGATGACCGGCACGCGCGAGGCGCTGGCCGCCATGACCGACGAGATCGCCGGTCCGCGCCGATCGGCCCTTCTGCTGGGCTACGCCGGCTGGGGCGAGGGGCAGTTGGAGGAAGAGTTGGCCGACAACGTCTGGCTGACCGCCGACGCCGATCTGGACTTGATTTTCGACGGCGAACACACGTCGAAATGGACACGCGCCCTGGCCCAGCTGGGCGTGGACGCGGCCATGCTGTCGAGCCAGGGCGGCCGGGCCTGA
- a CDS encoding outer membrane protein, with product MIKTLACSALALAMVSTPALAQSVAPDWSGPYIGIFGGYNQSNDDGDETLRFDRNLDGIYGDQVTTVPVAPATVGANAFSPGFCGGMATSTAPGTGCRDDNDGVEAGVRAGYDMQFGNFVVGALAEYSVNNVQDSVTGFSTTPAFYTFTRELQSTAAARLKLGYAYGPALIYGTGGYAYGKFENRFRTSNLANSFTETSEGDDGDGWQAGGGVEYALGRGLTVSGEYLYTSLDVDSPVIRVGRGTAPATNPFVLAPNTTGTDMVRSNGKFGTHMFRIGMNYRF from the coding sequence ATGATCAAGACCCTCGCCTGCAGCGCCCTGGCCCTGGCCATGGTTTCCACCCCCGCCCTGGCCCAGTCCGTCGCCCCCGACTGGTCCGGCCCCTACATCGGCATCTTCGGCGGCTACAACCAGTCGAACGACGACGGTGACGAGACCCTGCGCTTCGACCGCAACCTCGATGGCATCTATGGGGATCAGGTCACGACCGTACCGGTCGCCCCTGCTACCGTCGGCGCCAACGCCTTCAGCCCCGGCTTCTGCGGCGGCATGGCGACCAGCACCGCGCCCGGCACCGGTTGCCGTGACGACAACGACGGCGTCGAAGCGGGCGTTCGCGCCGGTTACGACATGCAATTCGGCAACTTCGTGGTCGGCGCCCTGGCCGAATACAGCGTCAACAATGTCCAAGACTCGGTGACCGGCTTCTCGACCACCCCGGCCTTCTACACCTTCACGCGCGAGCTGCAGAGCACGGCGGCCGCGCGCCTGAAGCTGGGCTACGCCTACGGACCGGCGCTGATCTACGGCACCGGCGGTTACGCCTATGGCAAGTTTGAAAACCGTTTCCGCACGTCGAACCTGGCCAACAGCTTCACCGAGACTAGCGAAGGCGATGACGGCGACGGCTGGCAGGCCGGCGGCGGCGTGGAATACGCCCTGGGTCGCGGCCTGACGGTCAGCGGCGAATACCTCTACACCTCGCTGGACGTCGATAGCCCGGTCATTCGCGTCGGCCGCGGCACGGCGCCCGCCACCAACCCGTTCGTCCTGGCCCCAAACACGACGGGCACGGACATGGTGCGCAGCAACGGCAAGTTCGGAACGCACATGTTCCGCATCGGCATGAACTACCGCTTCTAA